Proteins from a genomic interval of Burkholderia cepacia GG4:
- a CDS encoding carboxymuconolactone decarboxylase family protein — protein sequence MTAKLNPFAAAPALMKNWMAVSVAAAGSLEPTLIELVKIRASQINACANCLNMHTVEAREQGETEQRINLLAAWREAPCYTDRERAALGWTDALTRLSEGHGAHEAAYAALNDHFSQEEQVKLTVMINVINGWNRLAVGFGLWIDPADAKASAAKMVA from the coding sequence ATGACTGCGAAACTCAATCCGTTTGCCGCCGCCCCCGCGCTGATGAAGAACTGGATGGCCGTGTCGGTCGCCGCTGCCGGGAGCCTCGAGCCGACGCTGATCGAGCTGGTCAAGATCCGCGCATCGCAGATCAACGCGTGTGCGAACTGCCTTAACATGCACACCGTCGAGGCGCGCGAGCAAGGCGAGACCGAGCAGCGCATCAACCTGCTGGCCGCGTGGCGCGAAGCGCCCTGCTACACCGACCGCGAACGCGCGGCGCTCGGCTGGACCGACGCGCTCACGCGACTGTCGGAGGGCCATGGCGCGCACGAAGCCGCGTATGCGGCGCTGAACGACCACTTCAGCCAGGAGGAACAGGTGAAGCTCACGGTGATGATCAACGTGATCAACGGCTGGAACCGGCTTGCCGTCGGCTTCGGGCTGTGGATCGATCCGGCCGACGCGAAGGCCTCTGCCGCGAAGATGGTGGCGTGA
- the egtB gene encoding ergothioneine biosynthesis protein EgtB, with protein MSLLASQLQRRYQDVRAHSVALTATLSAEDQAVQSMPDASPVKWHLAHTTWFFETVVLMRRVRGYAPFDDAFQFLFNSYYEALGPRHPRPQRGLLTRPSLDEVHAYRQHVDEAMLRALTDADPAWLAAIAPEVELGLHHEQQHQELIVTDMLHAFSCNPLKPAFRPRDAADPQAALAVGDAGPLRWLHQPGGLVEIGHDGDAFSFDNERPRHTALVQPCEIANRLVTNAEFAAFIADGGYQRPEYWLSDGWATVQREGWRGPAYWIPDDDGAIAPRDWRTFGLHGVAPFAPDAPVCHVSFYEAAAYAEWAGARLPTEFEWEAAFDTDGIRQMLGHVWQWTRSSYEPYPGFRPLAGVAAEYNGKFMVGQQVLRGSSIATPPGHERPTYRNFFPPAARWQFTGVRLARDV; from the coding sequence ATGAGCCTCCTTGCATCCCAGCTTCAGCGCCGTTACCAGGACGTGCGCGCCCATAGCGTCGCGTTGACGGCGACGCTATCCGCTGAAGACCAGGCCGTGCAGTCGATGCCCGACGCGAGTCCGGTGAAATGGCATCTCGCGCATACGACCTGGTTCTTCGAAACCGTCGTGCTGATGCGCCGCGTGCGCGGCTACGCACCGTTCGACGACGCGTTCCAGTTCCTCTTCAACTCCTATTACGAAGCGCTCGGCCCGCGCCATCCGCGGCCGCAGCGTGGGCTGCTTACGCGTCCGTCGCTCGATGAGGTGCATGCGTACCGGCAGCACGTCGACGAAGCGATGCTGCGCGCGCTCACCGATGCCGATCCGGCGTGGCTCGCCGCGATCGCGCCCGAGGTCGAGCTCGGCCTGCATCACGAGCAGCAGCACCAGGAGCTGATCGTCACGGACATGCTGCATGCGTTCTCGTGCAACCCGCTGAAGCCGGCATTCCGGCCGCGCGACGCGGCCGACCCGCAAGCCGCGCTGGCCGTGGGCGACGCCGGTCCGTTGCGCTGGCTGCACCAGCCGGGCGGGCTTGTCGAGATCGGCCACGACGGCGACGCGTTTTCGTTCGACAACGAACGGCCGCGCCATACGGCGCTCGTCCAGCCTTGCGAGATCGCGAACCGTCTCGTGACGAATGCGGAATTTGCGGCCTTCATCGCGGACGGCGGCTACCAACGCCCCGAATACTGGTTGTCCGACGGCTGGGCGACGGTGCAGCGGGAAGGGTGGCGAGGGCCCGCGTACTGGATTCCCGACGACGACGGTGCGATAGCCCCGCGCGACTGGCGCACGTTCGGCCTGCACGGCGTGGCGCCGTTCGCGCCCGATGCGCCCGTGTGTCACGTGAGTTTCTACGAAGCAGCCGCGTATGCGGAATGGGCCGGTGCACGCCTGCCGACCGAATTCGAATGGGAAGCCGCGTTCGACACGGACGGCATCCGGCAGATGCTCGGCCACGTGTGGCAGTGGACGCGTTCGTCCTACGAGCCGTACCCGGGTTTTCGGCCGCTCGCGGGCGTCGCTGCCGAATACAACGGCAAGTTCATGGTCGGCCAGCAGGTCCTGCGCGGCAGCAGCATCGCGACGCCGCCGGGGCACGAACGGCCGACGTACCGCAATTTCTTTCCGCCGGCCGCGCGCTGGCAATTCACGGGAGTGCGACTTGCGCGAGACGTCTGA
- the egtD gene encoding L-histidine N(alpha)-methyltransferase yields MRETSDLTATSGGLQPARDSRPSAFERDLIEGLSRTPRSISPKYFYDAAGSELFDRICELPEYYPTRTELGILRDRAAEIVRRVGPHADIVEFGAGSLEKIRVLLDACADNYANAPARYVPIDISADYLHGAAARLRAAYPWLDVAPIAADYTKAEQLAELTETPRRRIGFFPGSTIGNFSPEEADAFLRDAARLLRGGGLLVGADLVKDERTLHHAYNDAQGVTAQFNLNLLARANAELGADFDLDAFSHCAFYDAERQRIEMHLVSDLAQTVHVRGHAFRFDAGERIHTENSHKFTIDGFQAIARRAGFEPDTVWTDADNLFSVHWLRSVDDIRA; encoded by the coding sequence TTGCGCGAGACGTCTGACCTGACGGCCACGAGCGGTGGCCTGCAACCCGCCCGCGATTCGCGGCCGAGCGCGTTCGAGCGCGACCTGATCGAGGGACTGTCGCGCACGCCGCGCAGCATTTCGCCGAAATACTTCTACGATGCGGCAGGCTCCGAGCTGTTCGACCGCATCTGCGAACTGCCCGAGTACTACCCGACGCGCACCGAGCTCGGCATCCTGCGCGATCGCGCCGCCGAGATCGTGCGGCGCGTCGGCCCGCATGCGGACATCGTCGAATTCGGCGCGGGCTCGCTTGAGAAGATCCGCGTGCTGCTCGACGCGTGCGCGGACAACTACGCGAACGCGCCGGCGCGCTACGTGCCGATCGACATCTCGGCCGACTACCTGCACGGCGCGGCCGCGCGGCTGCGTGCCGCGTATCCGTGGCTCGACGTCGCGCCGATCGCGGCCGACTACACGAAGGCCGAGCAACTGGCCGAGCTGACCGAGACGCCGCGACGGCGCATCGGCTTCTTCCCCGGCTCGACGATCGGCAACTTCTCGCCGGAGGAAGCCGACGCGTTCCTGCGCGATGCCGCGCGGCTGCTGCGCGGCGGCGGACTGCTGGTCGGCGCGGATCTCGTGAAGGACGAGCGCACGCTGCATCACGCGTACAACGACGCGCAGGGCGTGACCGCGCAGTTCAACCTGAACCTGCTCGCCCGCGCGAACGCCGAACTCGGCGCGGATTTCGATCTCGACGCGTTCTCGCATTGCGCGTTCTACGACGCCGAGCGGCAGCGCATCGAGATGCATCTCGTCAGCGACCTCGCGCAGACGGTGCACGTGCGCGGCCACGCATTCCGCTTCGATGCCGGCGAGCGCATTCACACCGAGAACTCGCACAAGTTCACGATCGACGGCTTCCAGGCGATCGCACGGCGCGCGGGTTTCGAACCGGATACCGTGTGGACCGACGCGGACAACCTGTTCAGCGTGCATTGGCTGCGCAGCGTCGACGACATCCGCGCGTAA
- a CDS encoding type III restriction-modification system endonuclease: MRLHFEADLDYQREAIDAVCDLFRGQESYRGDFSVLANAAPGTTAAAQGSLGFAVSEQGVGNRLSLTDDALARNLADVQLRGGLPPSGLPGSRDFTVEMETGTGKTYVYLRTIFELNRRYGFTKFVIVVPSIAIKEGVHKTLSITEDHFRALYAGVPYDYFLYDSAKLGQVRHFAASAAIQVMVMTVAAINKKEINNLYKDSEKTGGEKPIDLIRATRPIVIVDEPQSVDGGLEGRGREALAAMAPLCTLRYSATHVDRHHMVYRLDAVDAYERKLVKQIEIASAIVEDAHNKPYVRLVGVSNRRGAISARIELDVATTAGVKRQIVSATDGDDLERVTKRALYAGLRIGEVHAVKGAEYVELRHPEGEAFLSLGEAFGDIDTLAVQREMIRRTIREHLDKELRLAERGVKVLSLFFVDSVERYRRYDENGVPVKGDYALIFEEEYARAARVPAYRALFDGVDVALEVERAHNGYFSIDRKGGWTDTSESSAAARENAERAYGLIMREKEALLSFDTPLKFIFSHSALKEGWDNPNVFQICTLRDIQTERERRQTLGRGLRLAVDQDGERVRDPGVNTLTVIATERYESFAENLQKEIEADTGIRFGIVEEHQFAALPVQEGDGPAHALGIELSRVLWTHLHEQGYVDAQGKVLDRLKDALRQSALVLPEAFESLRAPIVATLRKLSGRFAVRNADERRAIALRRDASGKAVVFGDDFRALWDRIRHRTVYSVEFDNAKLVRDCTAALRDAPDIARARLQWRKAEIDIGKAGIEAIEVAGAGTVLIDEGELPLPDLLTELQDRTQLTRRSLATILADSGRLDDFRVNPQQFIALAADAINRCKRLALVAGIAYRKLGERHVHALESFESEALTGYLRNLRPEARKSIHEAVVCETDAERAFADALEAHDGVKLYAKLPAWFRVPTPLGSYHPDWAVLAEQDDGERLYFVVDTPNADGDVSSEHERAKLACGEAHFRALVQGGDAARFVRVRQADALFEPVAPVAPLAGAGR, from the coding sequence ATGCGGCTGCATTTCGAAGCGGATCTCGACTACCAGCGCGAGGCGATCGACGCCGTCTGCGACCTGTTTCGCGGCCAGGAATCGTATCGCGGCGACTTCAGCGTGCTCGCGAACGCCGCGCCCGGCACCACGGCCGCGGCGCAAGGCTCGCTCGGCTTCGCGGTGTCGGAGCAAGGCGTCGGCAACCGGCTGTCGCTGACCGACGACGCGCTCGCGCGCAATCTCGCCGACGTGCAATTGCGCGGCGGGCTGCCGCCGTCCGGCCTGCCCGGCTCGCGCGACTTCACCGTCGAGATGGAGACCGGCACCGGCAAGACCTACGTGTACCTGCGCACGATCTTCGAGCTGAACCGCCGCTACGGCTTCACGAAGTTCGTGATCGTCGTGCCGTCGATCGCGATCAAGGAAGGCGTGCACAAGACGCTGTCCATCACCGAGGATCACTTCCGCGCGCTGTATGCCGGCGTGCCGTACGACTACTTCCTGTACGACTCCGCGAAGCTTGGCCAGGTGCGCCACTTCGCGGCGAGCGCGGCGATCCAGGTCATGGTGATGACGGTGGCCGCGATCAACAAGAAAGAGATCAACAACCTCTACAAGGACAGCGAGAAGACCGGCGGCGAGAAGCCGATCGACCTGATCCGCGCGACGCGGCCGATCGTGATCGTCGACGAGCCGCAAAGCGTCGACGGCGGGCTCGAGGGGCGCGGCCGCGAAGCGCTGGCCGCGATGGCGCCGCTCTGCACGCTGCGCTATTCGGCGACGCACGTCGACCGTCACCACATGGTGTACCGGCTCGACGCGGTCGATGCGTACGAGCGCAAGCTGGTCAAGCAGATCGAGATCGCGTCGGCAATCGTCGAGGATGCGCACAACAAGCCGTACGTGCGGCTCGTCGGCGTGTCGAACCGGCGCGGCGCGATCAGCGCGCGCATCGAGCTCGACGTCGCGACCACGGCCGGCGTGAAGCGCCAGATCGTGTCGGCCACCGACGGCGACGATCTCGAACGCGTGACCAAACGCGCGCTGTATGCGGGGCTGCGGATCGGCGAAGTCCATGCGGTGAAGGGCGCCGAATACGTCGAACTGCGCCATCCGGAGGGCGAGGCATTCCTGTCGCTCGGCGAGGCGTTCGGCGACATCGACACGCTCGCCGTGCAGCGCGAGATGATCCGCCGCACGATCCGCGAGCATCTCGACAAGGAATTGCGTCTGGCCGAGCGCGGCGTGAAGGTGCTGTCGCTGTTCTTCGTCGATTCGGTCGAACGCTATCGCCGCTACGACGAGAACGGGGTGCCGGTAAAGGGCGACTACGCGCTGATCTTCGAAGAGGAATATGCGCGCGCGGCGCGCGTGCCGGCCTACCGTGCGCTGTTCGACGGCGTCGACGTCGCGCTCGAAGTCGAGCGCGCGCACAACGGCTACTTCTCGATCGACCGCAAGGGCGGCTGGACCGACACGAGCGAGAGCAGCGCGGCGGCCCGCGAGAACGCGGAGCGCGCGTACGGCCTCATCATGCGCGAGAAGGAAGCGCTGCTGTCGTTCGACACGCCGCTGAAGTTCATCTTCTCGCACTCGGCGCTGAAGGAAGGCTGGGACAACCCGAACGTGTTCCAGATCTGCACGCTGCGCGACATCCAGACCGAACGCGAACGCCGCCAGACGCTTGGCCGCGGGCTGCGCCTCGCCGTCGACCAGGACGGCGAACGCGTGCGCGACCCGGGCGTGAACACGCTCACCGTGATCGCGACCGAGCGCTACGAGTCGTTCGCGGAGAACCTGCAGAAGGAAATCGAGGCCGACACCGGCATCCGTTTCGGGATCGTCGAGGAACACCAGTTCGCGGCGCTGCCGGTGCAGGAAGGCGACGGGCCCGCGCATGCGCTCGGCATCGAGCTGTCACGGGTGCTGTGGACGCATCTGCATGAGCAGGGCTATGTCGACGCGCAGGGCAAGGTGCTCGACCGGCTGAAGGATGCGCTGCGCCAGAGCGCGCTCGTGCTGCCCGAAGCATTCGAGTCGCTGCGCGCGCCGATCGTCGCGACGCTGCGCAAGCTGTCGGGCCGCTTCGCGGTCCGCAATGCCGACGAGCGCCGTGCGATCGCATTGCGGCGTGACGCGTCGGGCAAGGCCGTCGTGTTCGGCGACGACTTCCGCGCGCTGTGGGACCGTATCCGCCATCGCACCGTGTACAGCGTCGAGTTCGACAACGCGAAGCTCGTGCGCGACTGCACGGCCGCGCTGCGTGACGCGCCGGACATCGCGCGCGCCCGGCTGCAGTGGCGCAAGGCCGAGATCGACATCGGCAAGGCCGGCATCGAGGCGATCGAGGTGGCCGGCGCCGGCACGGTGCTGATCGACGAAGGCGAGCTGCCGCTGCCCGACCTGCTGACCGAACTGCAGGACCGCACGCAGCTCACGCGCCGCTCGCTCGCGACGATCCTGGCCGACAGCGGCCGGCTTGACGATTTCCGCGTGAATCCGCAGCAGTTCATCGCGCTGGCCGCCGACGCGATCAACCGTTGCAAGCGGCTCGCGCTGGTTGCCGGCATCGCGTACCGAAAGCTCGGCGAGCGCCACGTGCATGCGCTCGAATCGTTCGAAAGCGAGGCGCTGACCGGCTATCTGCGCAACCTGCGGCCCGAGGCGCGCAAGTCGATCCACGAGGCGGTCGTGTGCGAGACCGATGCGGAGCGCGCGTTCGCTGACGCACTGGAGGCGCACGACGGCGTGAAGCTGTACGCGAAGCTGCCCGCGTGGTTCCGCGTGCCGACGCCGCTCGGCAGCTATCACCCGGACTGGGCGGTGCTCGCGGAGCAGGATGACGGCGAGCGGCTGTACTTCGTCGTCGATACGCCGAATGCGGATGGCGATGTGTCGAGCGAGCACGAGCGCGCGAAGCTCGCGTGCGGCGAGGCGCATTTCCGTGCGCTGGTGCAGGGGGGAGACGCGGCGCGGTTCGTGCGCGTCAGGCAGGCCGATGCGTTGTTCGAGCCTGTCGCACCCGTTGCGCCGCTTGCGGGCGCCGGGCGCTGA
- a CDS encoding site-specific DNA-methyltransferase produces the protein MQKLDAASPQAMSTDFTADNVARLKALFPELVTEGPDGASVDVDVLKALVGERTVGAADERYGFHWHGKRSARQAALTPSTGTLRPCPGDSVAWDDTRHLVIEGDNLDVMKLLHKSYAGKVKLVYIDPPYNTGSDFVYPDDFSDSIRHYLSMTGQTDGGLKRSTNTEANGRFHTDWLNMMYPRLKLAHALLSDEGLIAVHIDEHEVHALVLMLREIFGEENELGVAVWDKRNPKGDARGVAYQHESLVLFARNAETLLEQAPLKRPKRNAQRMLDAAHDAVYRSGNAKDAQKAYRAWMKAQTNLSGGEVMYDRLSADGRVYRLVSMAWPNKKKAPDEYFTPLLHPVTGKPCAMPARGWRNPPATMQALIERGQIEFGADETTQPQRIYYLDENMYENVPSVLPFAGSDDALLKTLGIPFDQPKPVDFAAAVIGWCTRGDDIVLDCFAGSGSTGHAVMQVNATDGGARRYILVQLPEALDRRDKTQLAAADFCAKLKKPLTLAEVTKERLRRTAQQVARDYPESYGDLGFRVYRLDTTNVIEWDPRRDDFDHALFASVEHVKTGRSEDDLLAELTLKLGLDLCTPVEHHQVAGKTVHLIGRSIVACFDARVSRDDAGPLADGIVALLDATGATRDVTCLFRDSGFVDDVAKLNLAALLEQHGVKRVRSL, from the coding sequence ATGCAGAAACTCGATGCGGCGAGCCCGCAGGCGATGTCGACGGATTTCACCGCCGACAACGTCGCGCGCCTGAAGGCGCTGTTCCCCGAACTCGTGACCGAAGGCCCGGACGGCGCGTCGGTCGACGTCGACGTGCTGAAGGCGCTGGTCGGCGAGCGCACGGTCGGCGCCGCCGACGAGCGCTACGGCTTCCACTGGCACGGCAAGCGCAGCGCGCGCCAGGCCGCGCTCACGCCGTCGACGGGCACGCTGCGCCCCTGCCCCGGCGACAGCGTCGCGTGGGACGACACGCGCCATCTCGTGATCGAGGGCGACAACCTCGACGTGATGAAGCTGCTGCACAAGAGCTACGCGGGCAAGGTCAAGCTCGTCTACATCGACCCGCCGTACAACACCGGCAGCGATTTCGTCTATCCGGACGACTTCAGCGACAGCATCCGCCACTACCTGTCGATGACGGGCCAGACCGACGGCGGCCTGAAGCGCAGCACCAATACCGAGGCGAACGGCCGGTTCCACACCGACTGGCTGAACATGATGTATCCGCGCCTGAAGCTCGCGCACGCGCTGTTGTCCGACGAAGGGCTGATCGCGGTGCACATCGACGAGCACGAAGTGCATGCGCTGGTGCTGATGCTGCGCGAGATCTTCGGCGAGGAGAACGAGCTCGGCGTGGCCGTGTGGGACAAGCGCAACCCGAAGGGCGATGCGCGCGGCGTCGCGTACCAGCACGAATCGCTGGTGCTGTTCGCGCGCAATGCCGAGACGCTGCTCGAACAGGCGCCGCTCAAGCGCCCGAAGCGCAACGCGCAGCGCATGCTGGATGCCGCGCACGACGCGGTGTACCGCAGCGGCAACGCGAAGGACGCGCAGAAGGCGTACCGCGCATGGATGAAGGCGCAGACCAACCTGTCGGGCGGCGAGGTGATGTACGACCGGCTGTCGGCCGACGGGCGCGTGTACCGCCTCGTGTCGATGGCGTGGCCGAACAAGAAGAAGGCGCCGGATGAGTATTTCACGCCGCTGCTCCACCCGGTCACCGGCAAGCCGTGCGCGATGCCGGCGCGCGGCTGGCGCAACCCGCCCGCGACGATGCAGGCGCTGATCGAGCGCGGCCAGATCGAATTCGGCGCGGATGAAACCACGCAGCCGCAGCGGATCTACTACCTCGACGAGAACATGTACGAGAACGTGCCGTCGGTGCTGCCGTTCGCCGGCTCCGACGACGCGCTGCTGAAGACGCTCGGCATCCCGTTCGACCAGCCGAAGCCGGTCGATTTCGCGGCGGCCGTGATCGGCTGGTGCACGCGCGGCGACGACATCGTGCTCGACTGCTTCGCGGGCTCCGGTTCGACCGGCCACGCGGTGATGCAGGTGAACGCGACCGACGGCGGCGCGCGCCGCTACATCCTCGTGCAGCTGCCCGAGGCGCTCGACCGCCGCGACAAGACGCAACTGGCGGCTGCCGATTTCTGCGCGAAGCTGAAGAAGCCGCTGACGCTCGCCGAAGTCACGAAGGAACGCCTGCGCCGCACCGCGCAGCAGGTCGCGCGCGACTATCCGGAAAGCTATGGCGACCTCGGTTTCCGCGTGTACCGGCTCGACACGACCAACGTAATCGAGTGGGATCCGCGCCGCGACGACTTCGACCATGCGCTGTTCGCGTCCGTCGAGCACGTGAAGACCGGCCGCAGCGAGGACGACCTGCTCGCCGAGCTGACGCTGAAGCTCGGCCTCGACCTGTGCACGCCGGTCGAGCACCACCAGGTGGCCGGCAAGACCGTGCACCTGATCGGCCGCTCGATCGTCGCGTGCTTCGATGCACGCGTGTCGCGCGACGACGCGGGCCCGCTCGCCGACGGCATCGTCGCGCTGCTCGACGCGACCGGCGCGACGCGCGACGTCACGTGCCTGTTCCGCGACAGCGGCTTCGTCGACGACGTCGCGAAGCTCAATCTCGCCGCGCTGCTCGAACAGCACGGCGTGAAGCGCGTGCGGAGCCTGTGA
- a CDS encoding porin, with protein sequence MKRKTLALSIAAAGLCAGTQAHAQSSVQLYGLMDLSFPTYRTHADANGNHSIGMGNEGEPWFSGSRWGLKGAEDIGGGTKIIFRLESEYVVANGQMEDEGQIFDRDAWVGVEDERFGKLTAGFQNTIARDASAIYGDAYGSSKLTTEEGGWTNSNNFKQMIFYAAGPTGTRYNNGIAWKKLFSNGIFASAGYQFSNSTQFATGSAYQVALGYNGGPFAVSGFYNHVNHNGFTNQTFSAGGTYAFSIVRLNAGYFRYNGDQGALGQRHDDSWTVSMKIAPKGALDYELGYQQMRIKNAANNADGFTPNANLGAFSLTNGVANGFKETIYGSVFYHLSKRTELYLAGDYMKLHGGYTVSSTFGAKNQLELTSGIRTRF encoded by the coding sequence TTGAAACGAAAAACCCTTGCCCTTTCCATCGCGGCGGCAGGCCTGTGCGCCGGCACCCAGGCGCATGCGCAATCGAGCGTGCAGCTCTACGGCCTGATGGACCTGAGCTTTCCGACCTACCGGACCCACGCCGACGCGAACGGCAATCACTCGATCGGGATGGGCAACGAAGGCGAGCCGTGGTTCAGCGGCAGCCGCTGGGGCCTGAAAGGCGCTGAAGATATCGGCGGCGGCACGAAGATCATCTTCCGCCTCGAAAGCGAATACGTGGTCGCGAACGGCCAGATGGAAGACGAAGGCCAGATCTTCGACCGCGACGCGTGGGTCGGCGTCGAGGACGAGCGCTTCGGCAAGCTGACGGCCGGCTTCCAGAATACGATCGCGCGCGACGCATCGGCGATCTACGGCGACGCGTACGGCTCGTCGAAGCTGACCACCGAGGAAGGCGGCTGGACCAACTCGAACAACTTCAAGCAGATGATCTTCTACGCGGCCGGCCCGACCGGCACGCGCTACAACAACGGCATCGCGTGGAAGAAGCTGTTCAGCAACGGCATCTTCGCGAGCGCCGGCTACCAGTTCAGCAACTCGACGCAGTTCGCGACCGGTTCCGCGTACCAGGTCGCGCTCGGCTACAACGGCGGCCCGTTCGCCGTGTCGGGCTTCTACAACCACGTGAACCACAACGGCTTCACGAACCAGACGTTTTCGGCCGGCGGCACCTACGCGTTCAGCATCGTGCGCCTGAACGCCGGCTACTTCCGCTACAACGGCGACCAGGGCGCGCTCGGCCAGCGTCACGACGATTCGTGGACCGTGTCGATGAAGATCGCGCCGAAGGGCGCGCTCGACTACGAGCTCGGCTATCAGCAGATGCGCATCAAGAATGCCGCGAACAACGCGGACGGCTTCACGCCGAATGCAAACCTCGGCGCGTTCAGCCTGACCAACGGCGTCGCCAACGGCTTCAAGGAGACGATCTACGGGTCGGTGTTCTATCACCTGAGCAAGCGCACCGAGCTGTACCTGGCCGGTGACTACATGAAGCTGCACGGCGGTTACACGGTGTCGTCGACGTTCGGCGCGAAGAACCAGCTCGAACTGACGTCGGGCATCCGCACGCGCTTCTGA
- a CDS encoding response regulator — MKLLLVEDNAELAHWIVNLLRGEDFAVDCVGDGERADTVLKTERYDAVLLDMRLPGISGKEVLARLRRRNDNVPVLMLTAHGSVDDKVDCFGAGADDYVVKPFESRELVARIRALIRRQAGVGTTQLVCGDLVYAFGTREFRCGDAVLALRRREHAILETLMLQQNKTVSKARLMDSVFALDDEPSADAIDIYIHRLRKHLAGSTAEIITLRGLGYILRAKHAQD, encoded by the coding sequence ATGAAACTCCTGCTGGTCGAAGACAACGCCGAACTCGCGCACTGGATCGTGAACCTGCTGCGCGGCGAGGATTTCGCGGTGGACTGCGTCGGCGACGGCGAGCGCGCCGATACGGTGCTGAAGACCGAACGCTACGACGCGGTGCTGCTCGACATGCGCCTGCCCGGCATCAGCGGCAAGGAAGTGCTCGCGCGGCTGCGGCGCCGCAACGACAACGTGCCGGTGCTGATGCTGACCGCCCACGGCTCGGTCGACGACAAGGTCGACTGCTTCGGCGCAGGTGCCGACGACTACGTGGTCAAGCCGTTCGAGTCGCGCGAACTGGTCGCACGAATCCGCGCGCTGATCCGCCGGCAAGCCGGCGTCGGCACGACGCAGCTGGTGTGCGGCGATCTCGTCTATGCGTTCGGCACGCGCGAATTCCGCTGCGGCGACGCGGTGCTCGCGCTGCGCCGCCGCGAGCATGCGATTCTCGAAACGCTGATGCTGCAGCAGAACAAGACGGTGTCGAAGGCGCGGCTGATGGACAGCGTATTCGCGCTCGACGACGAACCGAGCGCCGATGCGATCGACATCTACATCCACCGGCTGCGCAAGCATCTCGCGGGCAGCACGGCCGAGATCATCACGCTGCGCGGGCTCGGCTATATCCTGCGCGCGAAGCATGCGCAGGACTGA